The Lactuca sativa cultivar Salinas chromosome 2, Lsat_Salinas_v11, whole genome shotgun sequence genome includes a window with the following:
- the LOC111900282 gene encoding uncharacterized protein LOC111900282 → MSLLGAVLDKFHTVLNKNLYRNNDMLSSKWGMITKRCSKFNGIYNRLEAQQQSGTNDFDFFKSAKEQYRVEMGHVFDFEKSWEFLRTDPKWNKTPTSSEVQSKRSRNSSSVDVSDARTNIDLNADDDEILDDIQEISPPRRPPGRDKVRRAARHAEEVETRAKEAAEMRAKFDGHNLLIKEKNEFKRRHLEFLERQARKKQEQKKRELMTHQL, encoded by the coding sequence ATGAGCCTATTGGGGGCGGTGCTCGACAAGTTTCACACTGTTTTAAATAAAAATCTGTATCGCAACAATGACATGTTGAGCAGCAAATGGGGTATGATAACTAAGCGGTGCAGCAAATTCAACGGTATTTACAACCGGCTTGAGGCGCAACAACAAAGCGGAACCAACGATTTCGATTTTTTCAAATCTGCTAAGGAACAATATCGGGTTGAAATGGGTCATGTTTTcgactttgaaaaatcatgggaattCTTGCGAACGGATCCAAAGTGGAATAAAACACCTACATCGTCGGAGGTTCAATCCAAAAGGTCTCGTAATTCTAGCTCGGTCGACGTGTCAGACGCACGAACTAACATCGACCTAAACGCCGACGACGATGAGATCCTGGATGATATCCAAGAGATATCCCCGCCACGACGACCGCCCGGACGCGACAAAGTGAGGCGTGCTGCAAGACATGCGGAGGAGGTGGAGACGAGAGCAAAAGAGGCGGCGGAAATGAGAGCGAAATTCGACGggcataatttattaataaaagaaaaaaatgagtttAAACGTCGTCATTTGGAGTTCTTGGAAAGGCAGGCACGGAAAAAGCAGGAGCAAAAAAAGAGGGAGCTAATGACACATCAATTGTAA